The following coding sequences lie in one Hyphobacterium sp. CCMP332 genomic window:
- a CDS encoding efflux RND transporter periplasmic adaptor subunit, which produces MRKSLGRGLLVGLPLLVILGFGALIFMMVATAPQPERASAEPRPVAVFAAPVENTNVTLTVTTQGEVRPLVQINLVPQVSGRIVYVNPNFIEGGFFEAGETLIQVDDADYRLAVTRAQAQVAQAQQALVREQAEADLAEAEWEELGEGQASALTLREPQLAQARASLAAANAQLQEARLGLERTRISAPFAGRVRVKSVDVGQFVSPGTPLGEVFGTEAVQIRLPLTDNELSMLNIPVAFQATEANPGPSVRISAVLAGQYREWEAQLVRTDSSIDTQTRVLYAIAQVNDPYGAAAEAGGSPLPVGLFVDAEVQGREVADAYVLPRSALRGSDSVYVAQEGGTLGIRNVSVITSDPDRLVISGGVEADDMVITSPIRAASDGMRIRTFDQAGELIAERSAVIETDRDDDEADDDAAENGGEDQAAQVASAD; this is translated from the coding sequence ATGAGAAAATCTTTGGGAAGAGGCCTGCTTGTGGGTTTGCCATTGCTAGTGATCCTGGGCTTTGGCGCTCTGATTTTTATGATGGTCGCCACCGCGCCCCAACCCGAGCGCGCGAGCGCCGAGCCCCGGCCGGTCGCGGTCTTTGCGGCGCCCGTTGAAAATACCAATGTGACGTTGACGGTCACCACGCAGGGCGAAGTCCGTCCTCTGGTGCAGATCAATCTGGTGCCGCAGGTGTCCGGACGCATCGTTTATGTGAACCCCAACTTCATCGAAGGTGGCTTTTTCGAAGCTGGTGAAACCCTGATCCAGGTGGATGATGCCGACTACCGTCTTGCTGTCACGCGGGCCCAGGCGCAAGTCGCTCAGGCCCAGCAGGCGCTGGTGCGCGAGCAGGCGGAAGCCGATCTGGCCGAAGCCGAATGGGAAGAGCTGGGCGAAGGCCAGGCTTCGGCTCTGACGTTGCGTGAGCCTCAACTGGCACAAGCACGGGCCTCGCTGGCGGCGGCCAATGCCCAGCTTCAGGAAGCTCGTCTCGGGTTGGAGCGTACACGGATTTCCGCGCCGTTCGCCGGCCGCGTCCGCGTCAAGAGCGTTGATGTCGGCCAGTTCGTGTCACCCGGCACGCCTCTGGGTGAAGTGTTCGGTACCGAGGCTGTGCAAATCCGCTTGCCGCTGACCGACAATGAATTGTCGATGCTCAATATTCCGGTGGCCTTTCAGGCGACTGAAGCCAATCCGGGACCCAGTGTGCGGATTTCGGCGGTTCTGGCCGGCCAGTATCGCGAATGGGAGGCCCAACTGGTGCGGACCGACAGTTCGATTGATACCCAGACGCGCGTGCTCTATGCCATTGCGCAGGTCAATGATCCGTATGGTGCTGCCGCAGAGGCGGGCGGTTCGCCGCTGCCGGTCGGCCTCTTTGTGGATGCCGAGGTGCAGGGCCGCGAAGTGGCCGATGCCTATGTCCTGCCGCGGTCGGCTCTGCGGGGTTCCGATAGCGTGTATGTCGCTCAGGAAGGCGGTACGCTCGGCATTCGTAACGTCAGTGTGATTACGTCCGATCCGGATCGTCTGGTAATTTCAGGCGGTGTTGAAGCCGACGACATGGTGATCACCAGCCCGATCCGTGCTGCCAGCGATGGCATGCGCATCCGGACTTTCGATCAGGCCGGCGAGCTGATCGCAGAGCGGTCTGCAGTGATTGAAACCGATCGCGACGACGATGAAGCCGATGACGACGCTGCCGAAAATGGTGGCGAGGATCAGGCCGCTCAAGTCGCCAGTGCTGACTAG
- a CDS encoding efflux RND transporter permease subunit — MTDPKQETEHKGILAWWASNGVAANLLMLVAIVGGIMGLMTMNREVFPTASFAGATVQVTWPGASPQEMEEQIVVRIEEAVSSVDGIENMTSTAREGAAFINIEGSRSVDMRTFINEIEQQVNSVNNLPPSAYRPIVSQWRNEDQVVGFAVHGHVPRRDLQRIAREIRDEVAADVPGVSLVQIWATLNEEVAIEVNESDLRRYNLTFDEVARALRSSSLNASAGQVRTDIGDVSLTARQLGDSAEDFENIVVRQTSAGGTIRISDIADVTDGFVDANLVGTYNGEPMALVVIISSPGMDVVNVSDGVQEFIERRSATLPEGVSMSLWWNNAEMYEARVDTVVGSATWGMLFVLIALVLFLRPIVAFWVTVGIGVAFLGAFLLLPLWGVTLNMLSLFAFLIVIGIVVDDAIIVGENIHNRVERGETGLTAAVLGTQMVAKPVIFAVITTILMFAPWMMLSGPEVQFTRQISLVVIAALTFSLIESLLILPAHLSHMKPEKMDGFFGPLLKLQRAIADTMIWFARHIYRHAVVFAIKRRYSTLIFFTGLFAVAIVLQTTNRVGSVFMPEIENETIQASIQLAEGTPWQRTEAVRQQLERAEELTLEHYREVYPGEGDMIESRSTLATDGRVRAWITLAEPEVRPGGLTTREVAQQIRDFLGPIPDAEEVRLDTTLNNGGNGLRFAISGQDLDELRLAANELKEQLRSYDTLYDVVDNLQSSAEELQFSLRPDAQALGITLADVTRQVRQAFYGEEVVRLPRNGQDVRVMLRFPEDARRSLDTLRDFRIRTADGREVPLSAVADVEFAPGLNRINRRDRMRTITVAAELTDPTARGEVMDSMDADFWPAWSERHPNVSRQEFGQAQGEAEFMAELFNLVILVLGGIYILLAIAFRSYAQPALIMIAIPFAYAGAVFGHLLFDMPFALFSFFGVGAAAGVVINDNLVLVDFVNRLRANGVGAFQALVDAGVQRFRPIILTSVTTFLGILPMMAETSTQAQFLKPMVVSLGFAVVFALFLTLLLVPALYAIGVDIKRGVVGMWTGQKLPGIGSTYHETESGAPETDVGTIQPAE; from the coding sequence ATGACGGACCCGAAACAGGAAACAGAGCATAAGGGCATTCTTGCGTGGTGGGCCAGCAATGGCGTGGCCGCCAACCTCCTGATGCTGGTCGCCATTGTCGGCGGCATTATGGGTCTGATGACCATGAACCGCGAGGTGTTTCCAACGGCCAGCTTTGCCGGCGCAACCGTGCAGGTGACCTGGCCGGGCGCGTCTCCACAGGAGATGGAAGAGCAGATTGTTGTCCGCATCGAGGAGGCCGTGTCCTCCGTCGATGGCATTGAAAACATGACCTCGACGGCGCGTGAAGGGGCGGCTTTCATCAATATCGAAGGGTCGCGATCTGTCGATATGCGCACCTTCATCAATGAAATCGAGCAGCAGGTGAATTCCGTCAACAACCTGCCGCCTTCCGCCTATCGTCCGATTGTCAGCCAGTGGCGAAATGAAGATCAGGTCGTCGGATTTGCCGTACACGGGCACGTTCCGCGCCGCGATTTGCAGCGTATTGCGCGCGAAATCCGCGATGAAGTCGCCGCTGATGTGCCCGGCGTTTCTCTGGTTCAGATCTGGGCAACGCTGAATGAGGAAGTCGCGATCGAGGTCAATGAAAGCGACCTGCGCCGCTATAATCTGACCTTTGACGAAGTGGCCCGCGCGCTGCGGAGTTCATCGCTGAATGCCTCGGCCGGACAGGTTCGGACGGATATCGGCGATGTCTCTCTGACCGCGCGCCAATTGGGCGATTCCGCAGAGGATTTCGAGAATATCGTTGTGCGCCAGACATCGGCCGGCGGGACGATTCGCATCAGCGACATTGCCGATGTCACGGACGGATTCGTCGATGCCAATCTGGTCGGGACTTATAATGGCGAGCCGATGGCGCTGGTCGTTATCATCTCCAGTCCCGGCATGGATGTGGTGAATGTCTCGGACGGCGTTCAGGAATTCATCGAACGCCGGTCAGCGACCCTGCCAGAGGGCGTCTCCATGTCGCTCTGGTGGAATAATGCCGAAATGTATGAGGCGCGGGTGGATACCGTGGTCGGCAGTGCGACATGGGGCATGCTGTTTGTGCTGATCGCGCTTGTGCTCTTCTTGCGTCCCATCGTGGCCTTCTGGGTGACGGTGGGAATTGGCGTGGCCTTTCTGGGCGCCTTCCTGCTGCTGCCATTGTGGGGCGTGACGCTGAATATGCTGTCGCTGTTCGCCTTCCTGATCGTGATCGGGATTGTGGTCGATGACGCGATTATCGTCGGCGAGAACATACATAACAGGGTGGAGCGCGGGGAAACCGGCCTGACGGCAGCCGTGCTGGGAACCCAGATGGTAGCCAAGCCGGTGATTTTTGCGGTGATCACCACCATTTTGATGTTTGCACCCTGGATGATGCTGTCCGGTCCGGAAGTCCAGTTCACCCGTCAGATATCGCTGGTCGTGATCGCGGCTCTGACCTTCTCTCTGATTGAATCGCTCCTGATCCTGCCGGCCCACCTGTCGCACATGAAGCCGGAAAAGATGGACGGCTTCTTCGGCCCGTTGCTGAAGCTGCAGCGTGCAATCGCCGATACAATGATCTGGTTTGCCCGGCATATTTACCGGCATGCCGTTGTCTTTGCGATCAAGCGCCGTTATTCGACCCTGATCTTCTTCACCGGCCTTTTTGCGGTCGCGATTGTCCTGCAGACGACCAACAGGGTCGGCAGCGTTTTCATGCCGGAAATCGAGAACGAGACCATTCAGGCCAGCATCCAGCTGGCTGAAGGCACACCCTGGCAACGAACCGAAGCGGTGCGTCAGCAGTTGGAGCGTGCCGAGGAATTGACGCTGGAGCATTATCGCGAGGTCTATCCGGGCGAGGGCGACATGATCGAAAGCCGCTCGACACTGGCCACGGATGGCCGTGTGCGAGCGTGGATCACGCTGGCCGAGCCGGAAGTCCGGCCCGGCGGTCTAACGACGCGAGAAGTGGCACAGCAGATTCGCGATTTCCTCGGACCGATTCCGGATGCTGAGGAGGTTCGTCTCGACACCACGCTCAACAATGGTGGTAACGGGCTCCGCTTTGCGATTTCCGGTCAGGACCTTGACGAGTTGCGGCTTGCGGCAAATGAGCTGAAAGAACAACTCCGCTCCTATGACACGCTCTATGACGTGGTCGATAACCTGCAGTCTTCTGCCGAGGAACTGCAATTCTCCCTGCGGCCGGACGCACAGGCGCTGGGCATCACGCTTGCGGATGTTACGCGTCAGGTGCGGCAGGCCTTCTATGGCGAGGAAGTGGTTCGCTTGCCCCGCAACGGACAGGATGTGCGCGTCATGCTGCGCTTCCCGGAAGATGCGCGCCGGTCTCTGGATACGCTGCGCGATTTCCGCATCCGCACGGCAGATGGACGCGAAGTACCGCTGTCGGCTGTGGCTGATGTGGAATTCGCCCCGGGCCTCAACCGTATCAATCGCCGCGACCGCATGCGGACGATTACGGTGGCCGCAGAGCTGACGGATCCGACCGCGCGCGGTGAGGTCATGGACAGCATGGATGCGGATTTCTGGCCGGCCTGGTCGGAGCGCCACCCCAATGTCAGCCGTCAGGAATTCGGCCAGGCGCAGGGTGAGGCCGAGTTCATGGCCGAGCTGTTCAATCTGGTGATCCTGGTTCTGGGCGGCATCTACATTCTGCTGGCGATTGCCTTCCGGTCCTATGCCCAGCCGGCGCTGATCATGATCGCCATCCCGTTTGCCTATGCCGGCGCTGTGTTCGGGCACTTGCTATTCGACATGCCGTTCGCGCTTTTCTCCTTCTTCGGGGTCGGTGCGGCCGCCGGTGTGGTGATCAATGACAACCTGGTGCTGGTCGACTTTGTAAACCGGTTGCGGGCCAATGGCGTCGGGGCCTTCCAGGCTCTGGTGGATGCCGGCGTGCAGCGTTTCCGGCCGATCATCCTGACCTCGGTCACCACCTTCCTCGGCATCCTGCCGATGATGGCGGAGACCTCGACGCAGGCGCAATTCCTCAAGCCGATGGTCGTGTCTCTGGGCTTTGCCGTTGTCTTTGCCCTCTTCCTGACCCTGCTTCTGGTACCGGCACTCTATGCCATCGGCGTTGATATCAAGCGCGGTGTGGTCGGCATGTGGACCGGTCAGAAGCTGCCGGGGATCGGCTCGACCTATCACGAGACCGAAAGCGGCGCGCCGGAGACCGATGTCGGCACCATTCAGCCGGCCGAATAG